One genomic region from Streptomyces sp. NBC_01431 encodes:
- a CDS encoding TetR/AcrR family transcriptional regulator, whose translation MITSSESAPNPRRRSERSRRATLEAALEVCAESGYGKVTIEAIAARAGVSKKTIYRWWPTKGAILLDAVTEMVVSDSPFPDTGDLAADLRTHIGSVVRLFNSPVFGSAYGGILAALLHDERLARAVNDELVIPRVALVVERMRGAQGQGQLPPDADLPLAVEMLYGPLYYRHALGRPLQEPERIDALVAHVMRALRAPGWS comes from the coding sequence GTGATCACCTCGTCCGAGTCCGCCCCCAACCCCCGGCGACGCAGCGAGAGATCGCGTCGCGCGACCCTGGAGGCCGCGCTGGAGGTCTGCGCGGAGAGCGGCTACGGAAAGGTCACCATCGAGGCCATCGCGGCCCGCGCGGGGGTGAGCAAGAAGACGATCTACCGATGGTGGCCGACGAAGGGCGCGATCCTGCTCGACGCGGTCACCGAGATGGTGGTCAGCGATTCGCCGTTCCCCGACACCGGCGACCTCGCCGCCGATCTGCGCACCCACATCGGCAGTGTGGTGCGGCTCTTCAACTCGCCGGTGTTCGGCTCCGCCTACGGCGGGATCCTCGCCGCGCTGCTGCACGACGAGCGGCTGGCCAGGGCGGTCAACGACGAGCTCGTCATCCCGCGCGTCGCCCTGGTCGTCGAGCGCATGCGCGGCGCCCAGGGGCAGGGCCAACTGCCTCCGGACGCCGATCTGCCGCTGGCCGTGGAGATGCTCTACGGCCCGCTCTACTACCGCCACGCGCTGGGCCGTCCGCTCCAGGAGCCGGAGCGGATCGACGCCCTGGTGGCCCACGTCATGCGTGCGCTGCGGGCACCGGGGTGGAGCTGA
- a CDS encoding ABC transporter permease, producing MSRAETGGTSRAGAESANESGAVGVDAAGRGAEGASGVLAVRAPSGLWALGLFRSELVTVLRRWRTLALLGVLAAVPVLIGIAVRIETPGGGGGRGGGGGGPAFIEQITNNGLFLVFASLAATLPVFLPMAVGVVAGDAVAGEASSGTLRYLLVAPAGRTRLLLAKYVSVLAFCLTAALAVALSALAVGALLFPLGDVTTISGTQISFADGLLRALAIAAVVAASLTGIAALGLFISTLTNSGIAAMASTVGLLITVQILGQIPQLHAIQPYLFTRYWLSFADVLREPVYWDQLVKNFELQALYVAVFGSAAWARFTTKDITA from the coding sequence ATGTCGCGGGCTGAGACCGGGGGTACGTCGCGGGCTGGGGCCGAGAGTGCAAACGAATCCGGGGCCGTGGGGGTGGACGCGGCCGGGCGGGGGGCGGAGGGTGCATCCGGGGTCCTGGCGGTGCGGGCTCCGAGTGGGCTGTGGGCGTTGGGGCTCTTCCGGTCCGAGCTGGTCACCGTGTTGCGCCGCTGGCGGACGCTCGCGCTGCTCGGGGTGCTCGCCGCCGTGCCGGTGCTCATCGGTATCGCCGTACGGATCGAGACGCCCGGCGGGGGAGGCGGTCGTGGCGGCGGCGGTGGGGGGCCCGCGTTCATCGAGCAGATCACCAACAACGGCCTGTTCCTGGTCTTCGCGTCGCTCGCCGCCACGCTGCCGGTCTTCCTGCCGATGGCGGTCGGGGTCGTCGCGGGTGACGCGGTGGCGGGGGAGGCCAGTTCGGGCACCCTGCGCTACCTGCTCGTCGCCCCCGCGGGCCGCACCCGGCTGCTGCTCGCCAAGTACGTCTCGGTGCTCGCGTTCTGCCTGACGGCCGCACTCGCGGTGGCGCTCTCGGCGCTCGCCGTCGGCGCGCTGCTCTTCCCGCTGGGCGACGTCACGACGATCTCCGGCACGCAGATCTCCTTCGCGGACGGGCTGTTGCGGGCCCTGGCGATCGCCGCCGTGGTGGCGGCCTCGCTGACCGGAATAGCGGCGCTCGGGCTGTTCATCTCGACGCTGACCAACAGCGGGATAGCGGCGATGGCCTCGACGGTCGGACTGCTGATCACGGTCCAGATCCTGGGCCAGATTCCGCAACTGCACGCGATCCAGCCGTACCTGTTCACGCGCTACTGGCTGTCCTTCGCGGACGTGCTGCGCGAGCCGGTCTACTGGGACCAGCTGGTGAAGAACTTCGAGCTCCAGGCCCTGTACGTGGCGGTCTTCGGCTCGGCGGCCTGGGCGCGCTTCACGACGAAGGACATCACGGCCTGA
- a CDS encoding ABC transporter ATP-binding protein: MAIETRGLSKRYRGGQLAVDALNLTVPRGSVFGFLGPNGSGKTTTIRMLMGLIEPTAGTARILGSPMPKAARTVLPRVGALIEGPALYGFLSGRDNLLRYDAADPTADPRTRTARVSVALERVGLTSAAGKKARAYSLGMKQRLGLAAALLQRRELLVLDEPTNGLDPQGMREIRSLIRELAEDGTTVFLSSHLLDEIEQVCSHAAVMNQGRLVVQGEVTELAANARGRLAVTTPDTAEAARVLKERGIADVTVAAEGRVTGELPPEDVELADLNAELVRAGVRVRGFAAERASLEDAFVALTGEGFDVAG, translated from the coding sequence TTGGCCATCGAGACACGTGGCCTGAGCAAGCGGTACCGCGGCGGCCAACTGGCCGTGGACGCGCTGAACCTCACCGTCCCCCGCGGCAGCGTCTTCGGCTTCCTCGGCCCCAACGGCTCGGGCAAGACCACCACCATCCGCATGCTGATGGGCCTCATCGAGCCGACCGCCGGCACCGCGAGGATCCTCGGCAGCCCCATGCCGAAGGCGGCCCGCACCGTGCTGCCCAGGGTGGGCGCCCTCATCGAGGGCCCCGCCCTGTACGGCTTCCTGTCCGGCCGCGACAACCTCCTTCGCTACGACGCGGCCGACCCCACCGCCGACCCGCGCACCCGCACCGCCCGGGTGTCGGTCGCCCTGGAGCGGGTGGGCCTGACCTCCGCGGCGGGCAAGAAGGCGCGGGCGTACTCACTCGGCATGAAGCAGCGCCTGGGGCTTGCGGCGGCGCTGCTCCAGCGCCGGGAGCTGCTCGTCCTGGACGAACCGACGAACGGACTCGACCCGCAGGGCATGCGTGAAATCCGTTCCCTCATACGGGAGTTGGCCGAGGACGGGACGACCGTCTTCCTCTCCTCGCACCTTCTGGACGAGATCGAGCAGGTCTGCTCGCACGCCGCCGTGATGAACCAGGGCCGACTCGTGGTCCAGGGCGAGGTCACGGAGCTCGCCGCGAACGCGCGCGGCCGCCTCGCGGTGACCACGCCGGACACCGCGGAGGCGGCCCGCGTCCTCAAGGAACGCGGGATCGCCGACGTGACGGTGGCGGCCGAGGGCCGGGTGACGGGCGAACTGCCGCCCGAAGACGTGGAGTTGGCGGACCTCAACGCCGAGCTCGTACGCGCGGGAGTACGGGTCCGCGGCTTCGCGGCCGAGCGGGCCTCACTGGAGGACGCCTTCGTGGCACTGACGGGAGAGGGCTTCGATGTCGCGGGCTGA
- a CDS encoding LolA family protein → MAPNDSAQATDQAGEPGASRRKAARYLVPVGVAGVAAATIGLVPALAASGDPSLPKISAQQLIEKMAASDTQQLSGTVKITTDLGLPGLGSLGSFAPKGGGSDKSAAPQQKLTELASGTHTLRIAADGPDRQKVSILEDAAEYSLVHNGSDVWAYDSGSNQVFHSKKSAADAAREHGKKAPESGVPTTPKALADEFLKNVDPTTSVSVDGTVQVAGHDAYQLLIKPKQSGSTIGSVRIAVDAKTGVPLKFTLSPSAGGKAVVDAGFTKVDFSKPAADTFAFRAPKGAKVTEDDGKQDRKPQQNLPGGLGGFGDAKNAKNAKVIGKGWTAIAELDTGGKGMPKADNNSKSGGDAQKFLDSLGDKVTGKFGTGTVFKTRLVNALITDNGKVYVGAVTKEALLDAANK, encoded by the coding sequence ATGGCACCGAACGACAGCGCACAGGCCACCGACCAGGCCGGGGAGCCGGGCGCGAGCCGCCGGAAGGCGGCGCGTTATCTCGTCCCGGTCGGGGTGGCGGGCGTGGCGGCCGCGACCATCGGACTGGTCCCGGCACTCGCCGCGTCGGGTGACCCCAGTCTGCCGAAGATCAGCGCGCAGCAGCTCATCGAGAAGATGGCCGCGTCGGACACCCAGCAGCTCTCCGGCACGGTCAAGATCACTACGGACCTGGGCCTGCCCGGACTGGGCAGCCTCGGCTCGTTCGCGCCCAAGGGCGGCGGCTCCGACAAGTCCGCCGCGCCGCAGCAGAAGCTCACCGAGCTCGCGTCGGGCACCCACACCCTGCGCATCGCGGCCGACGGACCCGACCGCCAGAAGGTGTCGATCCTGGAGGACGCAGCCGAGTACAGCCTGGTCCACAACGGCAGCGACGTCTGGGCGTACGACAGCGGCTCGAACCAGGTCTTCCACTCCAAGAAGTCCGCGGCCGACGCGGCCAGGGAGCACGGCAAGAAGGCACCGGAGTCCGGCGTTCCGACCACGCCGAAGGCGCTGGCCGACGAGTTCCTCAAGAACGTCGACCCCACCACGTCGGTGTCGGTCGACGGCACGGTCCAGGTGGCTGGGCACGACGCGTACCAGCTCCTCATCAAGCCCAAGCAGTCCGGCTCGACCATCGGCTCGGTGCGCATAGCCGTGGACGCCAAGACCGGGGTGCCGCTGAAGTTCACGCTCTCGCCGAGCGCGGGCGGCAAGGCCGTGGTCGACGCGGGCTTTACCAAGGTCGACTTCTCGAAGCCGGCCGCGGACACGTTCGCGTTCCGCGCGCCCAAGGGCGCGAAGGTCACCGAGGACGACGGCAAGCAGGACCGCAAGCCCCAGCAGAACCTGCCGGGTGGTCTGGGCGGCTTCGGTGACGCCAAGAACGCCAAGAACGCCAAGGTGATCGGCAAGGGCTGGACGGCCATCGCCGAGCTCGACACCGGCGGCAAGGGCATGCCGAAGGCCGACAACAACAGCAAGTCGGGAGGCGACGCACAGAAGTTCCTCGACTCGCTCGGCGACAAGGTCACCGGCAAGTTCGGCACTGGCACGGTCTTCAAGACCCGCCTGGTCAACGCCCTGATCACGGACAACGGCAAGGTGTACGTGGGCGCGGTGACGAAGGAAGCGCTTCTCGACGCGGCGAACAAGTAG
- a CDS encoding polyprenyl synthetase family protein — MTVVGPFGLSVRDQALEADVQTGLAAVEAGLLDATKSEVPFITEAAQHLIRAGGKRFRPLIVMLAAQFGDPYAPGVVPSAVVVELTHLATLYHDDVMDEADVRRGVDSANARWGNSVAVLTGDFLFARASHILADLGPEAVRIQAEAFERLVTGQILETAGPRDGRDPVEHYLDVLSGKTGSLVAVSGRFGAMMSGADESVVDILTQYGERLGTAFQLADDVLDIASDSHESGKTPGTDLREGIPTLPVLHLRAQAAKDGRLDDLDLVALIDGDLSDDGRHAEALRRLRVHPALEQARRDTVRYAEEARATLAPLPAGYAKSALQELCDAVVHRAG; from the coding sequence GTGACCGTCGTCGGGCCGTTCGGGCTGAGCGTGCGGGACCAGGCACTTGAAGCCGATGTCCAGACCGGATTGGCGGCTGTCGAGGCGGGACTGCTCGATGCCACCAAGAGTGAGGTCCCGTTCATCACGGAGGCCGCGCAGCACCTCATCCGCGCAGGTGGCAAGCGATTCCGCCCGCTGATCGTGATGCTGGCCGCACAGTTCGGTGATCCGTACGCGCCGGGCGTCGTGCCGTCGGCCGTGGTCGTCGAGCTCACGCACCTGGCGACGCTGTACCACGACGACGTGATGGACGAGGCCGACGTGCGGCGCGGCGTGGACAGCGCCAACGCCCGCTGGGGCAACTCCGTAGCCGTCCTGACGGGTGACTTCCTCTTCGCACGCGCTTCGCACATCCTGGCGGATCTGGGCCCCGAGGCCGTACGCATTCAGGCCGAAGCGTTCGAACGGCTCGTCACCGGCCAGATCCTGGAGACCGCGGGCCCGCGTGACGGGCGCGACCCGGTCGAGCACTACCTCGACGTGCTGTCCGGCAAGACGGGCTCGCTGGTTGCCGTCTCCGGCCGGTTCGGCGCGATGATGTCCGGCGCCGACGAGTCGGTGGTCGACATCCTCACGCAGTACGGCGAGCGCCTGGGCACCGCCTTCCAGCTCGCCGACGACGTCCTGGACATCGCCAGCGACTCCCACGAGTCCGGCAAGACCCCCGGCACCGACCTGCGCGAGGGCATTCCCACGCTGCCGGTGCTGCACCTGCGGGCGCAGGCCGCCAAGGACGGCCGCCTGGACGACCTGGACCTGGTCGCGCTGATCGACGGCGACCTCAGTGACGACGGGCGGCACGCCGAGGCGCTGCGCCGCCTGCGGGTCCACCCGGCCCTGGAGCAGGCCCGCAGGGACACCGTCCGGTACGCGGAGGAGGCCAGGGCCACGCTCGCGCCGCTGCCCGCCGGGTACGCGAAGTCCGCGCTCCAGGAGCTCTGCGACGCGGTCGTGCACCGCGCGGGCTGA